The Xenopus laevis strain J_2021 chromosome 4L, Xenopus_laevis_v10.1, whole genome shotgun sequence genomic sequence accgaggagttccatgaccatataaaagcatgaggctgagtgtttttatacaggtcactgaactccaaggtgacttctaatatctttatattttccaacaagggttactttatttattataatagttttagtgagtcatgtgacaaaaatgacatcactactcaccatttataactgatgacatcactagtcacagtttataaggatatattttacaaaatatgtatggcttttgtatattatatagtgaataaagtaccccctcttgtaaaatataaggatattacaagttacagaggagtttcatgacctgtataaaaacacgaggctgaaggcagagtgtttttatacaggtcatggaactccgaggtaacttctaatatcctcatattttgcaacaggggtactttatttattataatacacaagttttagtgagtcatgtgatagaaatgacatcagaactcaccgtttataaggatataatttacaagatatttatggcttttgtgtattatatttatatattgaaacaGCTCACCATTTACAAGATCTGGGGCCCATAAATAGCCCAGCAATTATCGTGTCCCCCGATATTTCAAGCTTTTAAAGGGCCATATCCATAATTTTGTTTTAACACTTTTGAATCAAGTCGCTGGTCTCCGCGTGGGGGTAACAAGGAGTATTTGTGTTTCTCGGCAGCTGGAGAGTTGGGCAGCAATGACACTGTGAGAGAACCCCGTGGCTTTGCAATTAAATTTTATACAGAGGAAGGGAATTGGGACTTGGTAGGGAACCACACACCCGTGTTCTTCATCAGGGATCCCATCTTGGTAAGTGTTATTCTGTTCTGCATCGCCTCCGACTTGTGGTTATGTTTAGGGTGCTATTTATTTGTTGCTCAATGATTTATATCAAGTAGGACTAAGACTGCAGATGTTGGAATATTTTACACCTCACTTGGTCTCTTGCAGTTCCCATCACTTTCCCATGCTCAGAAGAAGAATCCTCAGACGCATTTGAAAGATCCCAACATGTTCTGGGACTTTGTCAGCCTGTGCCCTCAGTCCCTGCACAAGGTAACTTCTCTTATAGATAAACCAGTACAGGGGTtgttcaattaacttttagtatgatgtagagagggatattctgagacaatttgcaattggttttcattttttattattggtggtttttgagttatttagatttttattcagcagctctccagtttgtaatttcagcaaatctggttgctaaacctacattgatttgaataagagactggaatatgaataggagaggcctgaatagaaagagaagtaataaaaagtaacaataacagtgaccccatttgaaagctggaaagggtctgaagaaaaggcaaataattaaaaaaccataaaaacaaataatgaagaccaattgaaaagtaactattctaaaacatactaaaagttaacttaaaggcgaaccaatCTTTTAAATAGTGCCAACAATAGGTTTTATAGGGCCACAGAAGAAATAAGAAGAGTTGGGGTCAACTAGGGCCTGAGACCACTGGGAGGTCCTCTGgttcaggtataggacctgttatccagaatgcttgggacctggggttttccggataacggatctttccgttatttggatcttcatactttaaaggggacgtaaagtctaaaatagaataaggctagaaatgctgtattttgtatactaaacataaatatgaacttactgcaccacaagcctaatcaaacaaatgatttatgctttcaaagttggccacagggggtcaccatcttgtaactttgttatacatctttgcaagaccaagactgtgcacatgctcagtgtggtcgggctgcttagggatcgtcataaatgagcaaaacagcacaagtcaaataatatctgccagaagccgatacagcaagactgattaataatcagaatatacagactgggtcctgtgttgtcattatagtttttgtattttttaatacaaactttctccaactctgcagaaccagtggctgcagcaaaataatcctcccaaTAGAATCcctgtttatctgtttaaatctggctccatgatctttgtccctgcagctggagttggaaacagtaaaggggatgtaaaggcaaaataaaatccaatacaaatctctacacagtcgccgactgctctatagggaaacaaacaaagctgcttgagttctgcatggctgggaagtaaggcgggggctccccctgctgttcataagtatgattgtttccctgcagagcagttagggaccgtctgacaattcctatccacagcaggaaatgaagggagaatttcactgcatacagtcaggtttcttataaaaatggtacacattttttaattaaagtatattggagataagtttctttttcattaaagaaagtgaaaaacatgtaaacattaaataaacccaaaagactggtattgactccaataaggattaattatatctttgttgggaccaagtacaagctactgttttattaatacagagaaaaaggaaaccatttttaaaaagttggattatttcaATGAagcggagtctatgggagacggcctttttgtaattcggagctttctggataacggatcccatacctgtactttgatagACCAGTTCACCCCTAATCTTCAACTACTTTAAATGATGGGGTATTAAAATTTACAAATGGTGGCACTCTGCGGTTATTTCTTTTCATCACATTTAAAAGTCGAGGGGTTTCCATGATTTCTGATAATAGACAAGTTACAGGATGTTACCAAGTTGTAAGGAGGCTTTTGGAaattataatgttatttttttttacatggatttaAACAATAACTATTTGCAACCAATGCAGATCACTCATCTGTTCACCGACCGGGGGATACCTGATGGATATCGCCACATGCACGGATTTGGGAACCATGTTTTCAAGATGGTGAACGCACAAGCAAAGCCCCTCTATTGCAAATTCCACTACAAGGTTTGACTTTTCTTCTTATTTCGGATAATATGCGCTTGAGCCAATGACAGACCAGTGCAGTTTATTATACCCATTTCCGAAACGCATGAAGCTGAAATCCTTGGACAAATGTTTAGGCTTACCACTTTCAACGTTGGGTCCGGGTGCTCGTGCCCcaaaccttcagcaaaggggagtcAATCATGGAAAATTGTAATTGTAGGCCGGCACCAATCCGGAATACCACagagtagaatccaggagcccaatgtttaaaggggaagtaaagtctaaaatagaataaggctagaaatgctgtattttgtatactaaacataaacatgaacttactgcaccgcaagtctaatcaaacaactgatttatattttcaaagttggccacagggggtcaccatcttgtaactttgttatacatctttgcaagaccaagactgtgcacatgctcagtgtggtctgggctgcttagggatcgtcataaatgatcaaaacagcacaagtcaaatatctgccagaagccaatacaacaagactgattaataatgagaatatacagactgcactgggtcctgtgttgtcatgtaatctaatgtggattttatagtttttgtattgtttaatacaaactttctccaactctgcagaaccagtggctgcagcaaaataatcctccaaatagaatcccagtttatatgtttcaatctggctccatgatctttgtccctgcagctgaagttggaaacagtaaaggggatgtaaagacaaaataaaatccaatacaaatctctacacagtcgccgactgctctacagggaaacaaacaaagctgcttgagttctgcatggctgggaagtaaggcgggggctccccctgctgttcataagtatgattgtttccctgcagagcagttagggaccgtctgacaattcctatccacagcagtaaatgaagggacaatttcactgcctacagtcaggtttcttataaaaactaaacacattttttaattaaagtatattggagatagggttctttttcattaaagaaagtaaatattggattttattttatttttttgcctttacatgccctttaaatggtccaaaaaaatattttacattatgtagaAAAAGtaaaagccttatgcgttttgtgttgTCAAGAGAAACTTAATTGTAGGCTCAAGCCtatgatgtaaaaaaataaagcataatgtaaaatacatttttgtactatttaaacaTCGGGCTCCTGGAttttaaaaatgacatcactaagcttataactgatgacatcactaagcactgtttacgaggatatcatttacaggatactcatggctcttgtgtattatataagagGCTTCTTaatgcatttatacatatttattccaTCCCTATAGACCGACCAGGGCATAAAGAACCTAACCAGAGAGGAGGCCAAAGTTGTAGCCGGCAAAGACCCGGACTATTCATTGCGAGATCTCTTTGAGGCTATAAAGAAAGGAGACTATCCCTCGTGGACGCTCTCCATCCAAGTCATGACTTTTGAGCAGGCTGAAAAAATGTCATTTAACCCTTTCGACATTACAAAGGTAAGAAAGGTTcctttttatatagtgaactcattgcacgaggctaaagtgtcagcttgtcaatagcagcaatgatccaggacttcaaacttgtcacagggggtcaccatcttggaaagtgtctgtgacactcacatgctcagtgggctctgattggctgttgagaagctaagcttagggctcgtcactaattatccagcagaaaatgggcttcccctgtaatataagctgatgctacaggtttgctgattattaaattctgatgctaattgcactggtttctgtactgccatgtagtaattatgtgtattaattactaatcaggcttatattgtgacatttctattctatgtgtactgtatattgtgagtgggtccctaagctcagtaagtgacagcagcacagagcatgtgcagtgaatcagcagaaaagaagatggggagctactggggcatctttggagacacagatctttactgctaaagggctgtggttgccttgggctggtacagaagcacaaaacaatatacaacatttctacctacttctttagtttaactttccttgtcctttaagaaagaCTGTGCTACAATAGGAGGATTGTTAATAACAATTATTTGTTTGGCTTGCTTGAACGATTTGAGAAATAGCAATAACTGCTGGATATAACTTTCTCCTCTTCTGCTCTTTTCAGGTCTGGTACCAAAGTGAATTCCCTCTGATTCCAGTCGGGAAGCTGGTTTTAAATAAGAACCCGACAAATTATTTTGCTCAAGTGGAACAGATTGCGTTTGAACCCAAAAACCTTGTCCCGGGGATTGAGCCAAGTCCTGACAAAATACTGCACGTAGGTTGCTAAAATGAATGCGATGCTCTTGTATCTGTAGAAAAgggatgatacaggtatgggatcccttatccagaaacccattatccagaaagctccaattttagactccattttatccaaataatcagaattttttactttttctgtgtaataataaaacagtagcttgtactcgatcccaactaagatataattaatccttattggaggcaaaaacagcctattgggtttatttaggggcaaatttacttagggtcgaatatcgagggttaattaaccctcgatattagactgtcgaatatcaaagtcgaaggatttagcgttattcgttcgatcgaacgagcGAAGGAAAAAACTTTGGATCGAACGCTCGAAGGAAAACAACTttagatcgaactattaaatccttcaaatcgttcaattcgaaggattttaatccatcgatctaacgatttttcttcaaccaaaaaatacttagaaagctggACTTCGGTagctggcgaactagggggtcgaagttttttcttaaagagacagtacttcgactctgaatggtcgaaaagtcaaacgatttttagttcgaatcgaaggtcgaaggtcgaagtagcccattcgatggtcgaagtagccaaaaaaactatttgaaattcgaagtttttttcctctatcccttcacttgagctaagtaaatgggcccctaaatgtttatatgattttcttgtagacttatggTATTAAATTACAGAAactccagttcccaagcattctggataacaggtcccatgcctgtaaaatattataaattaaagcaAAGCTTTCATTCTCTGTGGCAGCAAATTTGTAATTCCTTTTCTTTGCAACACCTCAGTTATACCCTCGTCCTGTCTATTTAAGTTGCCCAGCTCCCAGGACCTGCCCCATGCCCACCCAGTGACCTCATTCATTCCATTATGTCATCACATCACCCTGTTACATCATCGTCCTGCCCCCCCCAGTAATATTTGCTGgtaaaggaggcaaccctacctCAGACAAGTGGGATGacaaagggtggttcacctttaagtcaacatttagggggttatttactaaaactcaaatttatctcatattttattagaaaaaacaacaaccaaactcccatgcccgatgtcagcttatttattaataaatgaactaGATTCACGTAAAAacgagcgaaaacctgaatcgatcaatttttttagagtttttcccGAACTGCTCATATTTCTTtcgtgtttttgcctgaaaaccccatgAAGACCCCcaataacttcaatttgagataggtgcctctcctgtCGATTTATACAGGACCAtatacaggtttgagatggtggattttgtgattcaggctttttgctgcagtagtaataaatagcaaaaaattcGGGgggttttccactaaaaatgtgagttttctagTTTCCTTTTGGGCTTTAATAAGCAGCCACcatcgtatgttatagaatggctagatCTAAGccactattcaattggtcttcatttttctttttccatcgttttcaaattggggtcactgaccccatttaaaaaaaaaatgctctgtaaggctacaaatgtattgttactactttttattactcatctttctattcagtccctctcctattcatattccagtctcttattcaaatcaatgcatggttgctagggttgtaaccctagcaactagatggctgaaattgcagactggagagctgctgaataaaaagctaaataactcaaaaaccacaactaatataaaatgaaaatcgaacgtaaattgtctcagaatatcactctctacatcatactaacagttaatttaaaggtgaacgacccctttaatagtATTAGTACGTAGAACCACCCTAAGAATATTGACCCTGCTTCTGGCATAACATGAGATTGGGAAATTAATCCTGTGTAGTTTCTCTAGACGGAATGTTACAATATTTAATTAGAGATAAGACCCAGGGACATTGCTTTTGCGCTTCTGCAGCCTACTTATGTCACTTTGATTTCAGGGACGTATTTTCGCCTATTCGGACGCTTTGAGATATCGCCTTGGAGTGAATTACGCACAAATCCCTGTCAACCGCCCCCAAGGTGTAAAGGTGGCAAACTATCAGAGAGATGGAGCCATGGCCATAGACAACCAAGGTAATGCAGTGTGAAATACAGATCTCCCATGTTTAACGCTCACAATACAGAGTTTTccccagaatatatatatagatatatatatatatatatatatatatatatatacaggtatatagaaaCACTAGCCTGGTGCACTCAGAACACCATgtaactgcctaggtgctggtacaAAAAAACATTAGTACCAAAGCAACAAAAAAGACTGCACTCGTAGGTCTTGcataagtgaaaaagaaaatgagtTTGATTCACCGTTTCGGCTCTTACTCGTGAGCCGTCCTCAAGGCCTTTAGGAcggctcatgagtaagagccgaaaaagttcaataaaacacattttctttttcacctatacaagacctatgagtgcagtCTTTTTTGTCGCGGTCTTTTttgttgcttatatatatatataaaaataaggaatgcgccaaatccactatttgggaataGAGCCGAAATAGGGacggaagaggaaaaaaaaataattgtttatttcCTTGATTTCTGACAAAAATCAAGTGATTCCCCTTCCTgatcctaatttacatttgcaaattaggccaaatctgaatcctgccgaaaaagacAGAATACCGAAACCAAGTgcatgtcttatatatatatatatatttatatatatatatattttttttttttgttttttttttcaaaaaacaaccGCACTCGCAGGACTTGAATAGTGGTAAAAAGAAGATTTATTGCTCTATGTTTCAGCCCATTACTCGGCCCCGTCTTCAGGAGTTATGGCCCGAGTAATGGGCTGAAACTTTGAGCAATAAATCTTCTTTTTACCACAATTCAAGTCCTGCGAGTGCGGTTGTTTTTTGGAAAGTATATGTATAACAgagttataaccagcacccaggcagttgggcGCTTATCACTTGTGCACCAAACAAaatttttgtgtatgtgtgtatatatatatatatatatataatacacaaaagccatgaatatcttgtaaattatatccttataaacggtgagtagtgatgtcatcagttataaacggtgagttctgatgtcatcagttatggtcatgaaactcctcggtaacttataatatccttatattttacaagagggggtactttattcactatatatatatatatacagtacaggtatgggacctgttatccagaatgcttgggacctggggttttccagataagggatctttctcgaatttggatctttatgccttaaaggaacagttcagtgtgaaaataaaaactgggtaaatagataggctgtgcaaaataaaaaatgtttctgatatagttagttagccaaaaatgtaatgtataaaggctggagtgactggatgtgtaacataatagccagaacactacttcctgcttttcagctctctaactctgagttagtcagcgacttgaagggggccacatgggacataactgttcagtgagtttgtaattgaccctcagcattcagctcagattcaaaagcaacagatatgacccatgtggcccccctcaagtctctgattggttactgcctggtaaccagtcagtgtaaaccaagagagctgaaaagcaggaagtagtgttctcactgacatgttatacatcaaatcactccagcctttatacattacatttttggctaactaactatatcagaaacattttttattttgcacagcctatctatttacccagtttttatttttacactgaactgttcctttaagtctagtagaaaatcatgtaaacattaaataaacccaataggctggttttgcttccaataaggattaattatatcttagttgggatcaagtacaagctactgttttattattacacagaaaaagggtatttttaaaaaatttgcattatttagttaaaatggagacaatgggagacggccattccataattcggataatgggttttcagataatggctGTAGTGTATGCTTCAACCTGTGCACAATTAAACAACATGGCCACAAATTAGTATCTACTTAGATGAACTTGATTTACCCACGACAAGACGCTCACTATTTTATATTCTATGAAGGGAATGCGCCAAGCTACTACCCAAACAGCTTTGGGGGGCCGAAAGACAAGGCTGAGTATAAAGAGCTGGTGTATCATGTCAGTGGGGATGTGGACAAATTCGACGATAAAGAGGCGGATGACACGTTCCAGGTAGTGTATATTTTCTAtgcattttactgtttttttttaggggggtTATTATTTCAGGTTATTTATAATATGTCATTATTAATATACACAAGATCTATGAacatgttatatttataaaatattaataatatttcttAAATTTTAACACACCCCCTGCTGTAGGTTATGAAAACCTTAGAAGTCACTGCAGGATTTAGTAATCTGTGTAAAAGGTCATTATGCCTTTATATAAACATGGAAttcctcagtaacttctaatatccttatcatttacagtagggggtacattatcccttataatacatgagtgatactcagagttccctgtataactcagcctgcagccttgtgcctttatatggtcacagaacaacccctcagtgacttctaatatccttatcatttacagtagggggtacattatcccttataatatatgagtgaaactcagagttccctgtataactcagcctgcagccttgtgcctttatatggtcacagaacaacccctcagtgacttctaatatccttatcattgacagtagggggtacattatccattataatacacaagtgatactcagagttccctgtataactcagcctgcagccttgtgcctttatatg encodes the following:
- the LOC108713455 gene encoding catalase: MADTGRYTQQQKKTYEPEPSLLTTSSGVPIGDKKNSLTVGIRGPLLIQDSVFTEEIAHFNRERIPERVVHARGAGAFGYFEVTNDITQYCKAKVFSHVGKRTPIAVRFSTTTGELGSNDTVREPRGFAIKFYTEEGNWDLVGNHTPVFFIRDPILFPSLSHAQKKNPQTHLKDPNMFWDFVSLCPQSLHKITHLFTDRGIPDGYRHMHGFGNHVFKMVNAQAKPLYCKFHYKTDQGIKNLTREEAKVVAGKDPDYSLRDLFEAIKKGDYPSWTLSIQVMTFEQAEKMSFNPFDITKVWYQSEFPLIPVGKLVLNKNPTNYFAQVEQIAFEPKNLVPGIEPSPDKILHGRIFAYSDALRYRLGVNYAQIPVNRPQGVKVANYQRDGAMAIDNQGNAPSYYPNSFGGPKDKAEYKELVYHVSGDVDKFDDKEADDTFQVREFYQKTLNDKERQDLCENIASSLIGAQQFIQDRSVKNFAAIDPDYGARVQKELDKLRAASLKKEEPKKTEPKPLFYQQKNY